A single Nostoc sp. PCC 7107 DNA region contains:
- a CDS encoding NAD-dependent succinate-semialdehyde dehydrogenase — MAIATINPATGETLKTFEPLNDAEIAAKLDLANQAFEQYRKTSFSQRSQWLQKAAQILEQEKADFAKVMTLEMGKPYKAAISEVEKCAAVCRYYAENAADFLADVVVKTDASHSFVRYQPLGIILAVMPWNFPFWQVFRFAAPALMAGNVGLLKHASNVPQSALAIAEIFQRAGFPEGVFQTLLIGAAKVADIIADERVKAATLTGSEPAGASLAATAGKHIKKTVLELGGSDPFIVLASADVETAVATATAARMLNNGQSCIAAKRFIVEDAIADRFEKLLLDKFLALKVGDPMQPDTDLGPLATPDILQDLDQQVQVAKNSGGKVLTGGYHISDRPGNFYPPTIITDIPLDAPIAQEEFFGPVALLFRVPDIDAAIKLANATPFGLGASAWTNNDQERDRLIAEIEAGAVFINGLVKSDPRLPFGGIKRSGYGRELSIQGIQEFVNVKTVWVK; from the coding sequence ATGGCTATCGCCACCATCAATCCCGCCACTGGGGAGACGCTCAAAACTTTTGAGCCACTCAACGATGCTGAAATTGCCGCTAAATTGGATTTGGCAAATCAAGCTTTTGAGCAATACCGCAAGACTAGTTTCTCACAGCGATCGCAGTGGTTACAAAAAGCTGCACAAATTTTAGAGCAAGAAAAAGCCGACTTTGCTAAAGTCATGACGCTGGAAATGGGTAAACCATATAAAGCTGCGATTTCTGAAGTCGAAAAATGTGCCGCGGTTTGTCGCTATTATGCCGAAAACGCCGCTGATTTTTTGGCTGATGTTGTTGTGAAAACTGATGCTAGTCATAGTTTTGTCCGCTATCAGCCATTGGGGATAATTTTGGCAGTTATGCCGTGGAATTTTCCCTTTTGGCAGGTGTTTCGCTTTGCTGCACCGGCGCTGATGGCTGGTAACGTGGGTTTATTAAAACACGCGTCGAATGTACCTCAATCCGCTTTAGCAATTGCAGAGATTTTCCAACGGGCTGGTTTTCCTGAAGGTGTCTTTCAAACTTTATTAATCGGTGCGGCAAAAGTTGCCGATATTATCGCTGATGAGCGAGTAAAAGCGGCAACTTTAACAGGAAGTGAACCAGCGGGTGCATCTTTAGCCGCCACGGCTGGTAAACACATAAAAAAAACAGTTCTGGAATTGGGAGGAAGTGATCCGTTTATTGTGTTAGCTAGTGCTGATGTAGAAACAGCAGTGGCTACAGCTACCGCCGCACGAATGTTAAATAATGGGCAATCTTGTATTGCAGCGAAACGTTTTATTGTGGAAGATGCGATCGCTGATCGATTTGAGAAGTTGCTATTAGATAAATTCCTGGCGTTGAAAGTCGGTGATCCGATGCAACCAGATACCGATTTAGGGCCACTAGCTACACCAGATATTCTCCAAGATTTAGATCAGCAAGTCCAAGTTGCTAAAAACAGTGGTGGAAAAGTCTTGACTGGTGGGTATCATATTTCAGACCGTCCAGGAAACTTTTATCCACCGACTATCATCACAGATATTCCCCTGGACGCGCCGATTGCCCAAGAAGAATTTTTTGGCCCGGTAGCTTTGTTATTCCGGGTTCCAGACATTGATGCTGCAATTAAATTGGCAAATGCTACACCCTTTGGGTTAGGTGCAAGTGCTTGGACAAACAACGACCAAGAACGCGATCGCTTGATTGCCGAAATTGAAGCTGGTGCAGTCTTTATCAACGGTTTGGTCAAATCTGACCCCCGTTTGCCTTTTGGCGGTATCAAACGTTCTGGGTATGGCCGAGAATTAAGCATTCAAGGCATACAAGAGTTTGTCAATGTTAAAACTGTTTGGGTGAAATAG
- a CDS encoding prephenate/arogenate dehydrogenase, with translation MNIGILGLGLIGGSLGYDLRSQGHHVLGVSRRESTCQTAVALGSVDEASVDMSLLAAADIIFVCTPIALIVPQVEQLITHLSAATIITDVGSVKAPIVQAISPLWARFVGGHPMAGTADSGIEAAQKNLFVDRPYVLTPDATTPKDAIAILEEIVRSLGAKIYHCQPEQHDRAVSWISHLPVMVSAALITACTGENDPEVLQLAQNLASSGFRDTSRVGGGNPELGLMMARYNRQALLGSLQHYRQNINEFINLIEQEDWITLEAKLQLTQQARPLFTD, from the coding sequence ATGAATATTGGTATTTTAGGTTTGGGTTTAATAGGCGGTTCTTTGGGTTATGATTTGCGATCGCAAGGTCATCATGTCTTGGGAGTAAGTCGCCGTGAATCTACCTGTCAAACAGCAGTAGCTCTTGGTAGTGTCGATGAAGCCTCTGTAGATATGAGTTTGTTAGCAGCCGCAGATATTATTTTTGTTTGTACGCCTATCGCCCTTATTGTTCCCCAAGTTGAACAGTTAATTACACATCTTTCTGCTGCTACGATTATTACTGATGTTGGTTCTGTGAAAGCACCGATAGTCCAGGCAATTTCTCCGCTGTGGGCAAGGTTTGTCGGCGGTCATCCAATGGCGGGAACAGCAGATAGTGGGATAGAAGCGGCGCAAAAAAATTTATTTGTGGATAGACCTTATGTACTGACACCAGATGCAACAACACCCAAAGATGCGATCGCTATTTTAGAAGAAATTGTGCGATCGCTGGGAGCTAAAATCTACCATTGTCAACCAGAACAACATGACCGTGCTGTGAGTTGGATTTCTCATTTACCTGTGATGGTGAGTGCGGCGTTAATTACTGCTTGTACGGGCGAAAATGACCCAGAAGTTTTACAGTTAGCTCAAAATTTAGCTAGTTCTGGTTTTCGAGATACTAGCCGTGTCGGTGGTGGGAATCCTGAATTAGGCTTAATGATGGCACGCTATAACCGCCAAGCATTGTTAGGGTCGTTGCAACATTATCGCCAAAATATCAATGAATTTATTAATTTGATTGAACAGGAAGATTGGATAACTTTAGAAGCAAAGTTGCAATTAACACAACAAGCAAGACCTTTGTTTACAGATTAG
- a CDS encoding saccharopine dehydrogenase family protein: MTDRVLILGGRGRIGSSVAQDIANHTQARITITGRTPETGSLPLAEREQYLTLDLAEVDKLREAIANSDLVVHCAGPFHYRDADVLKFCIEQGVNYIDVSDHRSFTSKSLTYHEQAVAAGVTAIINTGIFPGISNSMVRQGVEQFDEAEKIKLYYLVAGSGGAGITVMRTTFLGLQHPFEAWIDGKWQEVKPYSERELVDFPHYQRNGVYWFDMPETFTLPYAFPSVKSVVTKFGSFPDYYNHLTWIAAHIFPKWLMQRNGMIEFLSHVSHTMTDFTNRFSGIGVAVRSEVTGKKNGSTGVYASTVLHDNAALATGCGTGTVAQLILEGKLHKPGVLPVENALPTDLFTQVMDSRGIKIEHTFLKYPEQVMSSHGKDSAT, from the coding sequence ATGACAGACCGCGTTTTAATTCTTGGAGGAAGGGGGCGAATTGGTAGCAGTGTCGCTCAAGATATTGCTAACCATACGCAAGCCAGAATTACCATCACTGGGCGTACTCCAGAGACGGGAAGTTTGCCCTTAGCAGAACGAGAGCAGTATTTAACTTTAGACTTGGCAGAAGTTGATAAACTGCGGGAAGCGATCGCTAACTCTGATTTAGTAGTTCACTGTGCAGGCCCGTTTCACTACCGTGATGCCGATGTTCTGAAATTTTGTATTGAACAAGGCGTGAACTATATAGATGTGAGCGACCACCGTTCTTTTACCAGTAAGTCTCTTACTTATCATGAACAAGCTGTTGCTGCTGGGGTAACAGCCATAATTAATACAGGTATATTCCCTGGCATATCTAACAGTATGGTGCGTCAGGGTGTGGAGCAATTTGATGAAGCCGAAAAAATCAAGCTGTATTATTTAGTAGCTGGTTCCGGTGGTGCTGGTATCACGGTCATGCGGACAACTTTTCTCGGCTTACAACATCCTTTTGAAGCTTGGATAGATGGCAAATGGCAGGAAGTCAAGCCTTATAGTGAAAGAGAACTTGTTGATTTTCCCCATTATCAACGTAATGGAGTTTACTGGTTTGATATGCCAGAAACCTTTACCTTGCCTTATGCCTTTCCTTCAGTTAAAAGTGTAGTTACTAAGTTTGGTTCATTTCCCGATTACTATAATCATCTGACCTGGATTGCAGCACATATTTTTCCCAAGTGGTTAATGCAGCGTAATGGCATGATTGAATTCTTATCTCATGTCAGCCATACTATGACAGATTTTACTAATCGTTTCAGCGGTATTGGTGTAGCAGTCAGGTCAGAAGTTACAGGCAAAAAAAATGGCTCAACAGGCGTTTATGCTTCTACTGTATTGCATGATAATGCTGCTTTAGCCACTGGCTGTGGTACTGGTACTGTTGCTCAATTAATTCTTGAAGGTAAACTTCATAAACCAGGAGTTTTACCTGTAGAAAATGCCCTACCAACAGATTTATTTACTCAGGTGATGGATAGTCGCGGAATTAAGATTGAACATACCTTTTTAAAGTACCCTGAACAAGTGATGAGTTCTCACGGCAAAGACTCAGCGACATAA
- a CDS encoding Nif11-like leader peptide family natural product precursor, whose product MATQNAAKFFQAVKEDQAFQQKLKATANPEAFIKIAKEGGYDFTVEELEAEIDKLSAEDLAAIVNPGWGPRRHINPR is encoded by the coding sequence ATGGCAACGCAAAATGCGGCAAAATTTTTTCAAGCAGTGAAAGAAGACCAAGCATTTCAGCAAAAACTCAAAGCTACAGCTAATCCAGAAGCATTTATTAAGATTGCTAAAGAAGGTGGCTATGATTTTACTGTTGAAGAACTAGAGGCTGAAATTGATAAGTTATCGGCAGAAGATTTAGCTGCTATTGTTAATCCAGGGTGGGGGCCTAGACGGCACATTAATCCTAGATAA
- a CDS encoding DUF4112 domain-containing protein, giving the protein MDAVKRLATLERIRRLSRLMDTSIRIPLLGFRIGLDPIIGLVPGAGDFISTGFSAYIIFLATRFGIPRQDLAKMIFNVGLEAVVGSVPLVGDLFDAFYKSNIRNLAILEQHLTKVAPESQIVSGEIEQKELSRV; this is encoded by the coding sequence ATGGATGCTGTTAAACGCCTAGCTACTCTTGAACGTATCCGCAGACTTAGCCGTCTGATGGATACATCTATACGCATACCTCTGCTTGGTTTTCGCATTGGATTAGACCCCATTATTGGTCTGGTTCCAGGTGCTGGAGATTTCATCAGTACTGGATTTTCGGCTTACATTATATTTTTAGCTACCCGCTTCGGTATTCCTCGCCAAGACTTAGCCAAAATGATTTTTAATGTTGGTTTAGAAGCTGTAGTTGGTAGTGTACCTTTAGTGGGTGATTTGTTTGATGCGTTCTATAAATCCAATATTCGCAATTTGGCAATTTTAGAGCAACATCTGACAAAAGTTGCACCAGAATCTCAAATAGTATCTGGTGAAATTGAGCAAAAGGAATTGAGCCGAGTTTAA
- a CDS encoding mobilization protein MobD, translating into MPTIHLIDGEKGGVGKSLVTRTMIQYCLDKKIPFVPIETDRSNPDVAGVYKGMCQYAVFTEDERQADKADRIFEMAMSKPVIVNLAAQSHRAVKNWIDKNQLLELGSAEGVSFCKWFVTTGGYDSLNLFVQSINSYGDKVPHILVRNCGLCDDWEHVDSDPNMQQLVQKHNVQVVDFPKLAYKERNIIDQTRMTFSEAREYKEFGILSKQRVVHFLKLAYAAFEKVGIWYEEVKQA; encoded by the coding sequence ATGCCAACAATTCATTTAATCGATGGTGAAAAGGGTGGGGTAGGAAAGTCTTTAGTCACTCGGACAATGATTCAATATTGTCTGGATAAAAAAATTCCCTTTGTACCCATAGAGACGGATAGATCAAATCCTGATGTGGCTGGTGTTTATAAAGGTATGTGTCAGTATGCTGTGTTTACCGAAGATGAACGCCAAGCCGACAAAGCCGATAGAATCTTTGAGATGGCAATGTCTAAGCCTGTCATTGTCAATCTCGCAGCCCAAAGCCATCGCGCCGTCAAAAACTGGATTGATAAAAACCAGTTACTCGAACTAGGAAGCGCGGAAGGAGTAAGTTTTTGTAAGTGGTTTGTAACTACAGGGGGCTATGACAGCTTAAATTTGTTTGTCCAGTCTATAAATAGCTATGGTGATAAAGTTCCCCATATCCTCGTCAGAAATTGTGGACTGTGTGACGACTGGGAACACGTTGATTCTGACCCGAATATGCAGCAGTTAGTGCAGAAGCATAACGTTCAAGTTGTGGATTTTCCCAAATTGGCATACAAAGAAAGAAATATCATTGACCAAACTCGTATGACCTTTTCAGAAGCACGAGAATATAAAGAATTTGGTATTTTGAGTAAACAGCGAGTCGTACATTTTCTCAAGCTGGCTTACGCTGCGTTTGAAAAAGTTGGTATTTGGTATGAAGAAGTAAAGCAAGCTTGA
- a CDS encoding acyltransferase: MGINKLSKDNNAFDLLRLILAIFVVTTHGYLIGGYGFGEPLAKVMGFKSPFNLGETGVIGFFALSGYLITASFERYRNPLIFIYHRFFRIVPGFWICLLFTSFVIAPIIYFVNNHSLSAFSWNESLSYVVRNIFIAIKQWNIAYVLDYAAYKESLNGSLWSLFPEVICYAFTLFAGSLGLFRENRIILLGVFIGIFSLLILKSNNLVYGPTFIMLSSFNLIQAYTSYITGCLLYIYRQELHINLKGVIFILIITILLLRFGGYTSVAPILVAIIVIYGFNCFKFKIPFDISYGIYIYSFPFQQLLYSIFGNNLPVYLYLSFSILGSCILGFLSFYLIEKPFINIRKKLDKLISNAFQLSIYN, translated from the coding sequence ATGGGTATTAATAAACTTTCCAAAGATAATAATGCTTTTGATTTACTTAGATTGATACTCGCTATCTTTGTAGTTACAACGCATGGATATCTTATCGGCGGTTATGGATTTGGTGAACCTCTAGCTAAAGTAATGGGCTTTAAATCACCATTTAATCTAGGTGAAACTGGAGTTATAGGTTTTTTTGCCTTAAGTGGATATTTAATTACTGCAAGTTTTGAACGTTATCGTAATCCTTTAATTTTTATATATCATCGTTTTTTCAGAATAGTTCCTGGTTTTTGGATTTGCTTGTTATTCACGTCTTTTGTTATCGCTCCAATTATCTATTTTGTAAACAATCATTCTTTATCTGCTTTCTCTTGGAATGAATCACTTTCATACGTCGTCAGGAATATTTTTATTGCAATCAAACAGTGGAATATTGCTTACGTCCTAGATTATGCTGCATATAAAGAGTCTTTAAACGGAAGTTTGTGGAGTTTATTTCCAGAAGTAATATGCTATGCCTTCACACTTTTTGCTGGATCTTTAGGACTATTTAGAGAGAATCGAATAATTTTATTGGGAGTTTTCATTGGTATATTTTCTCTTCTTATACTAAAAAGTAATAATTTAGTATATGGCCCAACATTTATAATGCTTAGTTCATTTAATTTAATCCAAGCATATACATCTTATATAACTGGTTGTTTACTATATATTTATAGACAAGAATTACATATTAATTTGAAAGGCGTGATATTTATTCTAATTATTACTATTCTCCTCCTCAGATTTGGTGGCTATACTTCTGTAGCCCCTATATTAGTGGCAATAATTGTAATATATGGATTTAATTGTTTTAAATTCAAAATTCCTTTTGATATATCTTATGGTATATATATTTACTCGTTTCCTTTTCAACAACTACTGTATAGTATTTTCGGCAATAATTTGCCGGTCTATTTATACTTGTCTTTTAGCATTCTAGGTTCATGTATACTAGGTTTTTTAAGTTTTTATTTAATAGAAAAACCTTTCATAAATATACGCAAAAAATTGGATAAGCTCATATCCAACGCTTTTCAATTATCTATCTATAACTGA
- a CDS encoding acetolactate synthase large subunit, producing MNTAELLVKCLENEGVEYVFGLPGEENLHVLEALKHSSIKFITTRHEQGAAFMADVYGRLTGKAGVCLSTLGPGATNLMTGVADANLDGAPLVAITGQVGTDRMHIESHQYLDLVAMFAPVTKWNKQIVRPSITPEVVRKAFKRSQTEKPGAVHIDLPENIAAMPVEGKPLRRDKIEKTYASFASIRAAAAMISQAVNPLILVGNGAIRGQASDAVTQFATQMNIPVANTFMGKGVIPYTHPLALWSVGLQQRDFITCGFDNTDLVIAIGYDLIEFSPKKWNPEGTIPIVHISTAAAEIDSSYISNVEVIGDISDSLSEILKVADRQGKPNPYAITLRGEIRADYEQYANDEGYPIKPQKLIYDLRQVMGPDDIVISDVGAHKMWMARHYHCHSPNTCIISNGFAAMGIAIPGALAAKLVYPNRKIVAVTGDGGFMMNCQELETALRVGTPFVTLIFNDGGYGLIEWKQENHFGKGNSSFVHFGNPDFVKFAESMGLKGYRVESSLDLIPILKEALAQDVPTVIDCPVDYRENRRFTQKAGELSCGV from the coding sequence ATGAATACAGCAGAATTATTAGTCAAGTGTTTAGAAAATGAAGGAGTCGAATATGTTTTTGGACTCCCTGGAGAAGAAAATTTACACGTTTTAGAAGCGTTAAAACATTCTTCCATTAAATTTATTACGACTCGCCATGAACAAGGTGCGGCTTTTATGGCCGATGTCTACGGACGCTTAACCGGAAAAGCTGGGGTTTGTCTTTCCACTCTTGGCCCTGGCGCAACCAATCTGATGACTGGTGTGGCGGATGCAAATCTTGATGGTGCGCCTTTGGTAGCAATTACTGGGCAAGTGGGAACCGATAGAATGCACATTGAATCCCACCAATATTTAGATTTAGTGGCGATGTTTGCCCCTGTAACTAAATGGAATAAGCAGATTGTTCGCCCAAGTATTACACCAGAAGTAGTAAGGAAAGCCTTCAAGCGATCGCAAACTGAAAAACCCGGCGCAGTCCATATAGATTTACCAGAAAATATTGCCGCTATGCCCGTTGAAGGTAAACCTTTGCGCCGAGATAAAATTGAAAAAACCTACGCCTCTTTTGCCAGCATTCGCGCTGCCGCCGCGATGATATCCCAAGCAGTGAATCCCCTAATTTTAGTTGGTAATGGTGCAATTCGTGGTCAAGCTAGTGATGCCGTGACGCAATTTGCCACGCAAATGAATATACCTGTGGCGAATACATTCATGGGTAAAGGTGTAATTCCTTACACTCATCCTTTAGCTTTATGGTCTGTGGGATTACAGCAACGGGACTTTATTACCTGTGGCTTTGATAATACAGATTTAGTCATTGCGATCGGCTATGATTTGATTGAATTTTCTCCAAAAAAATGGAATCCTGAAGGCACAATTCCGATTGTGCATATTAGTACGGCTGCGGCGGAAATTGATAGTAGTTATATTTCCAATGTAGAAGTCATCGGCGATATTTCTGACTCCCTATCGGAAATCTTAAAAGTAGCCGATCGCCAAGGTAAACCTAATCCTTACGCCATCACCTTACGCGGCGAAATTCGGGCTGATTATGAACAATATGCCAATGATGAAGGTTATCCCATTAAACCGCAAAAATTAATTTATGACTTGCGGCAAGTTATGGGACCAGATGATATCGTTATCTCTGACGTTGGCGCACATAAAATGTGGATGGCGCGTCATTATCATTGTCATAGTCCCAATACTTGTATTATTTCTAACGGTTTTGCGGCGATGGGTATTGCTATTCCTGGTGCTTTAGCCGCTAAACTCGTTTATCCCAACCGCAAAATTGTTGCCGTGACTGGTGACGGTGGCTTTATGATGAATTGCCAAGAATTAGAAACAGCTTTGCGTGTAGGTACTCCCTTTGTCACCTTGATATTTAATGATGGTGGCTATGGCTTAATTGAATGGAAACAAGAAAACCACTTTGGCAAAGGTAATTCATCCTTTGTCCATTTTGGTAATCCTGATTTTGTCAAATTTGCTGAAAGTATGGGTTTAAAAGGTTATCGAGTGGAATCTAGTCTCGACCTCATACCTATACTCAAAGAAGCCTTAGCCCAGGATGTACCAACTGTCATCGATTGTCCGGTAGACTACAGAGAAAATCGTCGCTTTACTCAAAAAGCTGGTGAGTTGAGTTGTGGCGTTTAG
- a CDS encoding glycoside hydrolase family 10 protein: protein MFTYFRYKGLRIKAWVVNKLLITAVCNFFSNLTPNPFPCREGAQKLKPLSVAGRGLERGFKHQSHIALIAFRQSPFSQINWWSIQRLLPVLFAVSFTAVVLLHNFNPATAQIPPSPRQEIRGVWLTNNDFDIMKYQAKVQETMAQLRRLNFNTVYPVVWNDGYTKYPSAVAQQLGIPFFFKGAEGQDVIADIITQSRRQGLLAIPWFEFGFMVPLTSELASAHPNWLTQKQDGTQTSITAAGEVAWFNPFHPEVQKFITDLVVEIISKYNADGIQFDDHTSLPVDFGYDSYTIKLYTDETGNPPPTNPQAQAWVQWRADKITAFMLKLNQAVKQIKPNAIISVSPNYYDFAYKFQLQDWLNWVRLGIVDELVMQVYRNDLEAFTSQITRPEIIETQQYIPTGIGIMAGLRNRPVSLSQIQSQVRAAQQRGLGAVFFYYESLWDYAPEPVAQRQAGFLAVFPNPVLRDTSQFTRRQPTFDTLTVPLYTKGSVSQPGRGYFLEVSVAGDRPKRVLLDTGSAGLRVPQEFLGNAPIRKTGQIVKEVFSDGTILEGELVYTTFKIGLLATAEPVPVQVVTSRKCTPQKPNCSAKSGTAFSGIIGVNYSERTLPYNPLRKLPGNLSNGLIVAGNGGSNNNGSLTLGLTAKNREGFKMTSLKQQPAIDGIPGNRWDSRLIGVCLTISGSSMKNNCNSRMVTDTRARNGFVEFKSASLAGKLKPGSLRRENAVKVAIPKILDYSLVPGNRDGFNLWNINISPQAAYPVFVNSGIGFFDKYDVLFDSINGQQGFRIRS from the coding sequence ATGTTTACTTATTTTCGTTATAAAGGCTTACGAATTAAAGCTTGGGTAGTTAATAAATTATTAATTACCGCCGTGTGCAACTTTTTCTCAAACCTAACCCCCAACCCCTTCCCTTGTAGGGAAGGGGCGCAAAAATTAAAGCCTCTCTCCGTTGCGGGGAGAGGTTTAGAGAGGGGTTTTAAACATCAGTCGCACATCGCGTTAATTGCATTTAGGCAATCTCCTTTCAGCCAGATAAATTGGTGGTCAATTCAGCGTCTTCTACCAGTTTTGTTTGCAGTCTCATTCACCGCTGTGGTGCTGCTACACAACTTCAATCCTGCAACTGCTCAAATACCTCCGTCACCCCGTCAAGAAATTCGCGGGGTTTGGCTGACTAATAATGACTTCGACATTATGAAGTATCAAGCCAAAGTCCAGGAAACTATGGCGCAATTGCGGCGGTTGAACTTTAACACAGTCTATCCCGTAGTTTGGAATGATGGTTATACAAAATATCCCAGTGCGGTAGCACAACAGTTAGGTATTCCTTTTTTCTTCAAGGGTGCAGAAGGACAAGATGTAATTGCTGACATTATTACCCAAAGCCGTCGCCAAGGGTTACTAGCTATACCTTGGTTTGAATTTGGTTTCATGGTTCCTTTGACTTCAGAACTAGCGTCGGCTCATCCGAATTGGCTGACACAAAAGCAGGATGGTACACAAACCTCAATTACAGCTGCGGGTGAAGTAGCTTGGTTTAATCCTTTTCACCCAGAAGTACAGAAATTTATTACTGACTTGGTAGTCGAAATTATTAGCAAATACAACGCTGATGGAATTCAATTTGATGACCATACAAGTTTGCCTGTGGATTTTGGTTACGACAGTTACACGATTAAACTATATACAGACGAAACCGGAAATCCACCTCCTACTAACCCTCAAGCTCAAGCATGGGTGCAATGGCGGGCAGATAAAATCACAGCTTTCATGTTAAAACTCAATCAAGCGGTAAAGCAGATAAAGCCTAATGCCATTATCTCGGTTTCTCCTAATTACTATGACTTTGCTTATAAATTTCAACTCCAAGACTGGCTCAACTGGGTAAGGTTGGGTATTGTAGATGAGCTTGTTATGCAAGTTTACCGCAATGATTTAGAAGCTTTTACTAGTCAAATTACCCGCCCCGAAATTATAGAAACACAGCAATATATACCTACTGGGATAGGGATTATGGCAGGGTTGAGAAATCGCCCAGTTTCTTTGTCACAAATTCAGTCTCAAGTACGGGCGGCGCAACAACGTGGTTTAGGTGCTGTGTTTTTCTACTACGAAAGTCTTTGGGATTATGCACCAGAACCAGTGGCGCAGCGACAGGCTGGATTTTTAGCGGTCTTTCCTAACCCTGTTTTGCGAGATACTTCTCAATTCACACGCCGCCAGCCTACTTTTGATACACTAACGGTTCCTTTATATACAAAGGGTTCTGTTAGTCAACCAGGACGAGGATATTTTTTAGAGGTTTCTGTGGCAGGCGATCGCCCAAAACGTGTTTTATTAGATACAGGATCAGCAGGTTTAAGAGTTCCCCAGGAATTTTTAGGCAATGCTCCCATCCGCAAAACAGGGCAAATTGTCAAAGAAGTATTCAGCGATGGGACTATCTTAGAAGGAGAATTAGTTTATACCACCTTCAAGATAGGTTTACTAGCAACGGCAGAACCTGTTCCCGTACAGGTCGTTACTAGCCGCAAATGTACTCCTCAAAAACCCAATTGCTCGGCAAAAAGTGGTACAGCATTCTCTGGAATTATCGGTGTCAACTACTCTGAACGAACACTTCCTTATAATCCATTGAGAAAACTTCCAGGAAATTTAAGTAATGGATTGATCGTCGCAGGTAATGGTGGTAGTAACAATAACGGTAGCCTCACTCTTGGCTTAACAGCTAAGAATCGAGAAGGCTTTAAGATGACTTCTCTGAAACAGCAACCCGCAATTGATGGGATACCTGGTAACAGATGGGACTCTCGGCTCATTGGAGTTTGTTTAACGATCTCTGGCAGTTCTATGAAAAATAACTGTAATAGCAGAATGGTCACTGACACTAGAGCTAGAAATGGTTTTGTGGAATTTAAATCGGCTTCTCTAGCAGGGAAACTCAAACCAGGAAGCTTACGCCGTGAAAATGCTGTGAAGGTAGCTATTCCTAAAATTTTGGACTACAGTTTAGTACCAGGCAACCGTGACGGGTTTAATCTATGGAATATTAATATTTCTCCACAAGCTGCATATCCCGTATTTGTAAATAGTGGGATTGGATTTTTTGACAAATACGATGTCCTGTTTGATTCAATTAATGGGCAACAGGGTTTTCGTATTCGTAGCTAA